A region of the bacterium genome:
TCTCGATCGGAGTCTCGCCCCGGAGGGCCGCCGGGCGCTGATCGCGGCATCCCGGTCTCTCAGCATGCAGGTCGAGGTCTGGCCCACGGATTCGCCGGTCTTCGAGCCTGACGCCTCCGCCGACACCGACGACCGGACGGTCTTCCGCTGCGCACTCCAAGCCGCGGATACGTTCTTCGAGCGGTTCGACGGCGAGACAGGGGACGAGGTCACCGAACGTGCCAAGCGAGCCCTGCTCTACCTGCTGTACCGAGCAAGGGTGGAGGAAGATGACAGCTACGTCGGCACGCACGAAATCGTCGAAGCACTCAGCGATCACGAGCCCAGCTTGGCCCAGAACCCCAGCAGACGACCGATCCGGCAAGCGATCGGGCGCCTACGTGACAACGACGTGCTGCTTGCGAGCAGCCAGTCGGGGTACAAGATCCCGCAGCGCGTGTCCGACGTATTCGACTTCGTCGCTCAGTCGGAGCGCGTCCTCAACCCGATGCTGCACCGACTGGGCAAGGCTTACCGGCTTGTCCACGACGCGACCGCTGGCCGTGTGGACCTTCTCGATGATCCTGCCCTGATGCCGATTAGGGCCGCCGTCGCACTCCACAGTGACCCGATCGCGGCGGCCGAGGCCGACTTGGATGGACAGAAGCCGATCGCGCCGGAGCGTCCATAGCCGTGGCCTGCCCCCATTCGCTGGTCCAACGAAGCCGCGAG
Encoded here:
- a CDS encoding DUF3800 domain-containing protein gives rise to the protein MAADLGGSTRDQEQADCFAFVDASGDHSRSFDKPNVPTHFVMVAIVPRGDCGVVSEAADRIRAEHFGRAEMKSSGIGRDVRRRCRVIENLAALDAHAYAIAVDKTKIDAASGLIFKRPFQKFLHDKLYARLLRAYQRVIVRADEHGSPTFMMEMKAYFERKHPTTLFSGFEVEFVRSSDEPLVQVADIVAGTVGQCLDRSLAPEGRRALIAASRSLSMQVEVWPTDSPVFEPDASADTDDRTVFRCALQAADTFFERFDGETGDEVTERAKRALLYLLYRARVEEDDSYVGTHEIVEALSDHEPSLAQNPSRRPIRQAIGRLRDNDVLLASSQSGYKIPQRVSDVFDFVAQSERVLNPMLHRLGKAYRLVHDATAGRVDLLDDPALMPIRAAVALHSDPIAAAEADLDGQKPIAPERP